The Corallococcus exiguus genome includes a window with the following:
- a CDS encoding peptidase MA family metallohydrolase, producing the protein MHATIPGLGVLCALLLAVPTAFAQPPDAALKEEVKQRLGKVEQSLDDWDVGSARRELAEVEKRVPSELEPLKYFQGRVAFEEGQYDDAVTLLEGANIEDKPGSYLRLAKDTRTIVKDHQRAESEHFIFFYPKGKEEILVPYALETLEAIHRALAEDLGWTPPGKVRVEVVNNARELSRVSTLTEKQIRTTGTIAICKFNKLMVTSPKAVAQGYDWQDTLAHEYVHLVVSQMSHNTVPIWLHEGLAKFLESRWRGKGGLAMTPSTQALLGKRVKEDKLIPFEKMHPSIAMLPTAEDAATAFAEVFYAIDYIHGTKGTAGLRALLQELKAGQPDKKAVEVATGMPFPLFEKTWLYYVKKQPFPQELVPRDDRVVLKEDAKGAQKDSEKKGREISFGGFSEVTEVPARKFAHLGEVLRERNRVKAAAEEYSRAHKLVGDKYESVSNKFALALLELRRLDEAESVLRGSLRMHPGSPSTNVHLGRILLFRKDYPKAKTAYLEALASDPFDPEIHVALTRIHGALGETALAARTRGAAANLTGLKPDDVDRAAQAFLRAEDELSETKNVPAGTPDAPKPKAAPKPAPQPAK; encoded by the coding sequence ATGCACGCGACCATCCCGGGCCTGGGCGTCCTGTGCGCCCTCCTCCTCGCCGTCCCCACGGCCTTCGCGCAGCCGCCCGACGCCGCCCTCAAGGAAGAGGTGAAGCAGCGGCTGGGCAAGGTGGAGCAGTCGCTGGACGACTGGGACGTGGGAAGCGCCCGCCGCGAGCTGGCCGAGGTCGAGAAGCGCGTACCCTCCGAGCTGGAGCCCCTGAAGTACTTCCAGGGGCGCGTGGCCTTCGAGGAGGGCCAGTACGACGACGCGGTGACGCTGCTGGAAGGCGCCAACATCGAGGACAAGCCGGGCAGCTACCTGCGGCTCGCCAAGGACACGCGCACCATCGTCAAGGACCACCAGCGCGCGGAGAGCGAGCACTTCATCTTCTTCTACCCGAAGGGCAAGGAGGAGATTCTGGTGCCCTACGCGCTGGAGACGCTGGAGGCCATCCACCGGGCGCTCGCGGAGGACCTGGGCTGGACGCCGCCGGGCAAGGTGCGCGTGGAGGTGGTGAACAACGCGCGCGAGCTGTCCCGCGTCAGCACGCTGACGGAGAAGCAGATCCGCACCACGGGCACCATCGCCATCTGCAAGTTCAACAAGCTGATGGTCACGAGCCCCAAGGCCGTGGCGCAGGGCTACGACTGGCAGGACACGCTGGCGCACGAGTACGTGCACCTGGTGGTCAGCCAGATGTCCCACAACACCGTGCCCATCTGGCTGCACGAAGGCCTGGCCAAGTTCCTGGAGTCGCGCTGGCGCGGCAAGGGTGGCCTGGCCATGACGCCCTCCACGCAGGCGCTCTTGGGCAAGCGCGTGAAGGAGGACAAGCTCATCCCCTTCGAGAAGATGCACCCCTCCATCGCCATGCTGCCCACGGCGGAGGACGCGGCCACCGCGTTCGCGGAGGTGTTCTACGCCATCGACTACATCCACGGCACCAAGGGCACCGCGGGCCTGCGCGCCCTCTTGCAGGAGCTGAAGGCGGGCCAGCCGGACAAGAAGGCGGTGGAGGTGGCGACGGGCATGCCCTTCCCCCTCTTCGAGAAGACCTGGCTGTACTACGTGAAGAAGCAGCCCTTCCCCCAGGAGCTGGTGCCGCGCGACGACCGCGTGGTGCTCAAGGAGGACGCCAAGGGCGCGCAGAAGGACAGCGAGAAGAAGGGGCGTGAAATCTCCTTCGGCGGCTTCTCCGAGGTGACCGAAGTCCCCGCGCGCAAGTTCGCGCACCTGGGTGAGGTGCTGCGCGAGCGCAACCGCGTGAAGGCCGCCGCGGAGGAGTACTCGCGAGCGCACAAGCTGGTGGGCGACAAGTACGAGTCGGTGTCCAACAAGTTCGCGCTCGCGCTGCTGGAGCTGCGCCGGCTGGATGAGGCGGAGTCCGTGCTGCGCGGCTCGCTGCGCATGCACCCGGGCTCGCCCTCCACCAACGTGCACCTGGGCCGCATCCTGCTGTTCCGCAAGGACTACCCGAAGGCGAAGACGGCGTACCTGGAGGCGCTGGCGTCGGATCCGTTCGACCCGGAGATCCATGTGGCCCTCACGCGCATCCACGGCGCGCTGGGGGAGACGGCGCTCGCGGCGCGCACGCGCGGGGCCGCCGCCAACCTCACGGGCCTCAAGCCCGACGACGTGGACCGCGCCGCCCAGGCCTTCCTGCGCGCAGAGGACGAGCTGTCCGAAACGAAGAACGTCCCCGCCGGCACGCCCGACGCCCCGAAGCCGAAGGCCGCTCCGAAGCCGGCGCCGCAGCCCGCGAAGTAG
- a CDS encoding DUF4142 domain-containing protein: MKRTLHGVTLAAVLFTGGVSLAQSATSANPPVGEKTPTVAKGTVEFKGFIVPADPKAFLERLHYINQSEIKQAKLAQQNSQNPDVQSYAKMMVDAHTTADQKVMDYAKSQNMKLAEMPKATNDMEKKAMAADKADMEKLQALKGAPFDSTYMAGQVGAHDAAIGKVMAAQQGMGATGELATLLTNLTQELPRHRDMAYQTLGKLDDAMGVGGAGTQGGTMEHGSMDHGSTGGATKTK; the protein is encoded by the coding sequence ATGAAGCGCACCCTGCATGGAGTCACCCTCGCCGCGGTCCTCTTCACCGGCGGCGTCTCGCTGGCCCAGAGCGCCACGTCCGCCAACCCGCCAGTCGGAGAGAAGACGCCCACCGTCGCCAAGGGCACGGTGGAGTTCAAGGGCTTCATCGTCCCCGCGGATCCCAAGGCCTTCCTGGAGCGCCTGCACTACATCAACCAGTCGGAGATCAAGCAGGCGAAGCTCGCGCAGCAGAACTCGCAGAACCCGGACGTGCAGAGCTACGCCAAGATGATGGTGGACGCGCACACGACCGCTGACCAGAAGGTCATGGACTATGCGAAGTCGCAGAACATGAAGCTGGCGGAGATGCCCAAGGCCACCAACGACATGGAGAAGAAGGCCATGGCCGCGGACAAGGCGGACATGGAGAAGCTCCAGGCGCTGAAGGGCGCGCCGTTCGACTCGACGTACATGGCCGGACAGGTTGGCGCGCATGACGCCGCCATCGGCAAGGTGATGGCCGCCCAGCAGGGCATGGGCGCCACGGGCGAGCTGGCCACGCTGCTCACGAACCTCACCCAGGAACTGCCCCGGCATCGCGACATGGCCTACCAGACGCTGGGCAAGCTGGACGACGCCATGGGCGTGGGCGGCGCCGGCACGCAGGGCGGCACCATGGAGCACGGCTCCATGGACCACGGCTCCACCGGCGGTGCGACGAAGACGAAGTAA
- a CDS encoding S9 family peptidase has protein sequence MPLSLLAALALGANPAPAPHPFNQQDLVTLRRLSSPRVSPDGRQVAYVLRSTDMEANRGRTDLWLANLDGSAPRQLTSHPDSDTDPVWAPDGKSLFFLSSRGGSSQVWRLPLDGGEPLPVTKLPLDVNSFVLSRDGQQLAVALDARPDCADLACSTQRAAEASKKKTTGRAYDQLFARHWDTWKDGTRSHLFVVPVAGGTAVDVMKGMDADAPSKPFGGAEEFTFTPDGKGIVFAARDVGRTESWSTDLDLFLASVDGKTKPSKLTEKNRATDTSPVFSPDGKTLAYVAMSRPGFEADRFRVILRTWPGGQERVLTQDWDRSAGSLAWSKDGATLFTTANDVGQNTVFALDVATGKARSLTQGGNADGAQPAADGQVVYAMDDLDSPADLYAVKADGTGTRQLTQVNKDALAGLKFGAFEQFNFPGWNNETVHGYVVKPVDFDPKRQYPLAFLIHGGPQGSFGNHFHYRWNPQVYAGRGYVAVMIDFHGSTGYGQAFTDSISGDWGGKPLEDLQKGLNAALQKYSFIHKTKRCALGGSYGGYMINWIAGNWADGFQCLVNHDGIFDERAAYYDTEELWFPEWEHKALPWEKPESYEKFNPVNQVAKWKTPMLVIHGGKDYRVVDTQGIATFTALQRRGIPSRFLYFPDENHWVLKPQNSIQWHDEVLGWLDRWTRK, from the coding sequence GTGCCCCTGTCGCTCCTCGCGGCCCTGGCGCTCGGCGCCAACCCCGCGCCCGCGCCTCATCCGTTCAATCAACAGGACCTGGTCACGCTGCGCCGGCTCAGCAGCCCGCGCGTCTCGCCCGACGGCCGTCAGGTCGCCTACGTCCTGCGCTCCACCGATATGGAGGCGAACCGCGGCCGCACCGACCTGTGGCTCGCCAACCTGGATGGCTCCGCGCCGCGCCAGCTCACCTCCCACCCGGACAGCGACACCGACCCCGTCTGGGCTCCGGACGGCAAGAGCCTCTTCTTCCTGTCGTCGCGCGGCGGCTCGTCACAGGTGTGGCGCCTGCCGTTGGATGGCGGCGAACCGCTTCCGGTCACGAAGCTGCCGCTGGACGTGAACAGCTTCGTGCTGTCGCGTGATGGCCAGCAGCTCGCGGTGGCGCTGGACGCGCGCCCTGACTGCGCGGACCTCGCGTGCAGCACCCAGCGCGCTGCGGAGGCCTCCAAGAAGAAGACCACCGGCCGCGCGTATGATCAGCTCTTCGCCCGCCACTGGGACACCTGGAAGGACGGCACGCGTTCGCACCTGTTCGTCGTCCCCGTGGCCGGCGGCACGGCCGTGGACGTGATGAAGGGCATGGACGCGGACGCGCCCAGCAAGCCCTTTGGCGGCGCGGAGGAGTTCACCTTCACTCCGGACGGCAAGGGCATCGTCTTCGCCGCGCGCGACGTGGGCCGCACCGAGTCGTGGTCCACCGACCTGGACCTGTTCCTCGCGTCCGTCGACGGCAAGACGAAGCCTAGCAAGCTCACGGAGAAGAACCGCGCCACGGACACCAGCCCCGTGTTCAGCCCGGACGGCAAGACGCTCGCGTACGTGGCCATGTCCCGCCCTGGCTTCGAGGCCGACCGCTTCCGCGTCATCCTGCGCACGTGGCCGGGTGGCCAGGAGCGCGTGCTGACCCAGGATTGGGACCGCTCGGCTGGCTCGCTCGCGTGGAGCAAGGACGGCGCCACGCTCTTCACCACCGCCAACGACGTGGGGCAGAACACCGTGTTCGCCCTGGACGTGGCCACCGGCAAGGCGCGCAGCCTCACCCAGGGTGGCAACGCGGACGGCGCCCAGCCTGCGGCGGACGGCCAGGTCGTCTACGCGATGGATGACCTGGACTCGCCTGCGGACCTGTACGCGGTGAAGGCGGACGGCACCGGCACGCGGCAGCTCACCCAGGTGAACAAGGACGCGCTCGCGGGCCTGAAGTTCGGCGCCTTCGAGCAGTTCAACTTCCCGGGCTGGAACAACGAGACGGTGCACGGCTACGTGGTGAAGCCCGTGGACTTCGACCCGAAGCGCCAGTACCCGCTGGCCTTCCTCATCCACGGCGGACCGCAGGGCAGCTTCGGCAACCACTTCCATTACCGGTGGAACCCGCAGGTGTACGCGGGCCGCGGCTACGTGGCGGTGATGATCGACTTCCACGGCTCCACCGGCTACGGCCAGGCCTTCACGGACTCCATCTCCGGGGACTGGGGCGGCAAGCCGCTGGAGGACCTGCAGAAGGGCCTGAACGCCGCGCTCCAGAAGTACTCCTTCATCCACAAGACGAAGCGGTGCGCGCTGGGCGGCAGCTACGGCGGGTATATGATCAACTGGATCGCCGGTAACTGGGCGGACGGCTTCCAGTGCCTCGTGAACCACGACGGCATCTTCGACGAGCGCGCCGCCTACTACGACACCGAGGAGCTGTGGTTCCCCGAGTGGGAGCACAAGGCGCTGCCCTGGGAGAAGCCGGAGTCGTACGAGAAGTTCAACCCGGTGAACCAGGTGGCGAAGTGGAAGACGCCCATGCTCGTCATCCACGGCGGCAAGGACTACCGCGTGGTGGATACGCAGGGCATCGCCACCTTCACCGCGCTCCAGCGCCGCGGCATCCCGTCCCGCTTCCTCTACTTCCCGGACGAGAACCACTGGGTGCTCAAGCCGCAGAACAGCATCCAGTGGCACGACGAGGTGCTGGGCTGGCTGGACCGCTGGACGCGCAAGTAG
- the fliB gene encoding flagellin lysine-N-methylase, whose product MTASAPRYMARFRCIAEACEDTCCAGLTVPISESRWSLLRQKVAGTPDEANVAALIKPNPDGATGQQAGILGKRADGHCAFLDEAKLCSLQRRYGEAVLPDGCSVFPRVLTRWGAQVEMAGSLACPETARLCLLAEDALVREPVPEEQALRPQVARQVAAGDDAWTAHADTVREAMLRLLQRREVPFAARLYALGRMALDLGDFYFPGTTAFASAAGEESRHPSASDASEPEVRGPMTDSAPDASETRAEAAEARLARVLREYESTDTLASLSAQLEALELPGGPWAGICGAVLRSREAAVSSPRFLSLMSAVRASYGGADTHPDQAWELHAARRSALESLHGERVHQYFLHHALNHFLRHPFTEAESLLNAVFLLVLRASVVRWVLLGHPAVVALLEAPGTPEAALDDAAVEAFQVVAKHVEQAPSFLDFAKGLAGEGPETFARLLILVKGL is encoded by the coding sequence ATGACCGCCTCGGCCCCCCGCTACATGGCGCGCTTCCGTTGCATCGCGGAAGCGTGCGAGGACACCTGCTGCGCGGGGCTCACCGTGCCCATCAGCGAGTCGCGCTGGAGCCTGCTGCGCCAGAAGGTCGCGGGCACACCGGACGAAGCGAACGTCGCGGCGCTGATCAAGCCGAACCCGGATGGAGCCACGGGTCAGCAGGCGGGCATCCTGGGCAAGCGCGCGGACGGGCACTGCGCCTTCCTGGATGAGGCGAAGCTGTGCTCGCTCCAGCGCCGCTACGGTGAAGCAGTGCTGCCGGACGGCTGCTCGGTCTTCCCGCGAGTGCTGACGCGCTGGGGCGCGCAGGTGGAGATGGCCGGGTCGCTCGCGTGTCCGGAGACGGCGCGCCTGTGCCTGCTGGCGGAGGACGCGCTGGTGCGCGAGCCCGTGCCCGAGGAACAGGCCCTGCGCCCGCAGGTCGCGCGGCAGGTGGCGGCCGGAGACGACGCGTGGACGGCCCACGCGGACACCGTGCGCGAAGCGATGCTGCGGCTCCTACAGCGGCGCGAAGTCCCGTTCGCCGCGAGGCTGTACGCGCTGGGCCGCATGGCGCTGGACCTGGGCGACTTCTACTTCCCGGGGACCACGGCGTTCGCTTCAGCGGCAGGCGAGGAATCGCGGCATCCCAGCGCGAGCGACGCCTCCGAGCCCGAGGTGCGCGGGCCCATGACGGACTCCGCACCGGATGCGAGCGAGACCCGCGCGGAAGCGGCCGAAGCGCGGCTCGCGCGTGTCCTGCGCGAGTACGAATCCACGGACACCCTCGCGTCCTTGAGCGCGCAGCTCGAAGCGCTGGAGTTGCCCGGAGGCCCGTGGGCCGGCATCTGCGGCGCAGTGCTCCGTTCACGTGAGGCCGCCGTGAGCAGTCCGCGCTTCCTCTCGCTCATGAGCGCCGTGCGCGCGTCCTACGGTGGCGCGGACACGCATCCAGACCAGGCGTGGGAACTCCATGCCGCCCGGCGCTCCGCCCTGGAGTCCCTGCACGGCGAGCGCGTGCACCAGTACTTCCTGCACCACGCGCTCAACCACTTCCTGCGCCACCCGTTCACCGAGGCCGAGAGCCTCCTGAACGCCGTGTTCCTGCTCGTGCTGCGCGCCTCCGTGGTGCGCTGGGTGCTGCTGGGGCACCCGGCCGTGGTGGCGCTGCTGGAGGCTCCTGGCACGCCCGAGGCCGCGCTGGACGACGCCGCCGTGGAGGCGTTCCAGGTCGTCGCCAAGCACGTGGAACAGGCGCCCTCGTTCCTGGACTTCGCCAAGGGGCTGGCCGGCGAAGGTCCGGAGACCTTCGCGCGGCTGCTCATCCTGGTGAAGGGCCTGTAG
- a CDS encoding TIGR02266 family protein, with amino-acid sequence MDQGRRTSDRKSVGLLVKLKHETVGSFTEEFATNLSPGGMFIRSRTPQPVGTPVRFEVQIANGVRVLQGTATVRWVRDVNDPAGPPGMGLQFQELDTASRALVDLMLQRKPGGGAVPAAAPLPSIAPVVAPGIAPLAAPGIAPLTAPVRPPVAAAAPRPAAVPARPAAVAPPTRPAQPAAGGAALDSLFDDLDAPSSSPAPSADEPLSLGGEDEPFSLGSPDEDMGLAQADSANDVDIPLDELIAGTPPPTVQGVLSGGDEPLPGLDFEFEVPVVDEPIAMGQPLEEVPIEVGLSVEDDAALDAGDAGGFELDFSDVAPAPPPRAAPVPPPPVQRAAPPPPPAAMPVVPPVAPAKPSGGSAEFDFDLSSLDDEAPLELAREPTSSPGRQRPLGREPASSPGRAAAPGLGREPGSAAGRAPGLGREPGSAAGRATVPGLGLEPRSSGGRPAAPGLGLEPRSSGGRPAVPGLGLEPGSAAGRAAAPGLGREPGSAAGRPSVPGLGLEPGSAAGRAPGLGREPGSVAGRPAARAPGELPLEPGSFANRPAAPGLGREPGSAAGRAPDLSQEPASSWGRAVPQQSPAPQPPPAPRPSGGSAEFDLDLSIDDDGPLELAREPVSSAGRPAARPMAPPPQPPPSTLPPSVRQAPPAPAAPVAPATLAPAAAPVASAPPPLDANGQVRPIYLTPPQTIAGTGPVIGIDLGTTNSCVALLSNGRPVVLRSREGYNTIPSVISLSAQNKLLISHRAKNQLVLRPTHTIYGAKRLVGRPYDSAVVKQVRERFHYEITPDAAGRAAVRLGTDVLSLEEVQGLILRECKEMAETHLNQKVERAVVTVPAYYSEPQREAVRKAGAMAGLKVERILNEPTSAALAYGLNRELNKKVLVYDLGGGTFDATILRIEKNVFEVLGTGGDIFLGGIDFDNLIVDFLLERFQEKEGIAFNGDGIALSRVGDAAERAKMALSERSTFEVHIPMLMMDDAGRPRDLRVTMSRQDLEKICDPLLNRTIDVVRDVLLDSKLKASEVDDIILVGGMSRMPLVRDKLKGLFIKNAQASVNADEAVALGAALYSGSVDKVSSVVLIDVLPMTIGVAMPGGGFKRVIERNSPLPTQRSFAISTSQDNEERMELSVFQGEDNHISANEYLGTVRMEGLPKGPKGSVRVAVTLKLDSECVLHVEAREYSTRKEVKATLATRYSPEELQKQLQVSKEAVSAAEERRGADLKDRAGRFWGFVKKALGRK; translated from the coding sequence ATGGATCAAGGTCGGCGTACCTCGGACCGCAAGTCGGTCGGTCTGTTGGTGAAGCTCAAGCATGAGACCGTGGGGAGCTTCACCGAGGAGTTCGCCACCAACCTCAGCCCTGGGGGCATGTTCATCCGCTCGCGCACGCCGCAGCCGGTGGGCACGCCCGTGCGCTTCGAGGTGCAGATCGCCAACGGCGTGCGCGTGCTCCAGGGCACCGCGACCGTGCGCTGGGTGCGCGATGTGAACGACCCCGCGGGGCCTCCGGGCATGGGGTTGCAGTTCCAGGAGCTGGATACCGCGAGCCGCGCGCTCGTGGATCTGATGCTCCAGCGCAAGCCGGGCGGCGGTGCCGTGCCCGCCGCCGCGCCGCTGCCGTCCATTGCTCCGGTCGTGGCGCCGGGCATCGCGCCGTTGGCCGCGCCAGGAATCGCGCCGTTGACCGCGCCGGTGCGTCCGCCGGTTGCCGCCGCCGCGCCCCGACCCGCCGCCGTCCCCGCGCGCCCCGCCGCCGTCGCACCGCCCACGCGTCCCGCGCAGCCGGCCGCGGGTGGTGCCGCGCTCGATTCGCTGTTCGATGATCTGGATGCCCCGTCCTCCAGCCCCGCTCCCTCCGCGGACGAGCCGCTGTCGCTGGGCGGCGAGGACGAGCCGTTCTCGTTGGGGTCTCCGGACGAGGACATGGGGCTGGCGCAGGCGGACTCCGCGAACGACGTGGACATCCCGCTGGATGAGCTCATCGCGGGAACGCCTCCGCCCACCGTGCAGGGCGTGCTGTCGGGAGGCGACGAGCCGCTGCCGGGGCTCGACTTCGAGTTCGAGGTTCCGGTCGTGGATGAGCCCATCGCCATGGGCCAGCCCCTGGAGGAGGTGCCCATCGAAGTGGGGCTCTCCGTGGAGGACGACGCGGCTTTGGACGCGGGCGACGCGGGTGGTTTCGAGCTGGATTTCTCGGATGTCGCCCCCGCGCCGCCGCCTCGTGCCGCCCCGGTGCCTCCGCCGCCTGTGCAGCGCGCGGCCCCTCCGCCTCCGCCCGCCGCGATGCCGGTCGTGCCGCCGGTGGCTCCCGCCAAGCCCTCCGGCGGCAGCGCCGAGTTCGACTTCGACCTGTCGTCCCTGGACGACGAGGCTCCGCTGGAGCTGGCGCGCGAACCCACGTCCTCGCCGGGCCGTCAGCGGCCATTGGGGCGTGAGCCCGCGTCCTCGCCCGGCCGTGCCGCGGCGCCGGGTCTGGGGCGTGAGCCTGGATCCGCCGCCGGCCGTGCTCCGGGTCTTGGACGCGAGCCTGGATCCGCGGCGGGTCGCGCCACCGTGCCGGGCCTGGGACTTGAGCCTCGCTCTTCTGGAGGTCGTCCCGCGGCGCCGGGTCTGGGACTTGAGCCTCGCTCTTCTGGAGGTCGTCCCGCGGTGCCAGGCCTGGGACTTGAGCCTGGCTCCGCCGCCGGCCGTGCCGCAGCGCCGGGCCTGGGACGTGAGCCCGGATCCGCCGCCGGACGTCCCTCCGTGCCGGGTCTGGGACTGGAGCCTGGATCCGCGGCGGGGCGTGCACCTGGACTGGGCCGCGAGCCTGGATCCGTGGCGGGACGTCCCGCGGCGCGCGCTCCCGGTGAGCTGCCGTTGGAGCCCGGCTCCTTCGCCAATCGTCCCGCGGCGCCCGGCCTGGGCCGCGAGCCCGGTTCCGCCGCGGGCCGCGCTCCCGACCTCTCCCAGGAGCCTGCGTCGTCCTGGGGCCGCGCTGTCCCGCAGCAGTCTCCCGCGCCGCAGCCGCCTCCCGCGCCGCGCCCGTCCGGCGGCAGCGCCGAGTTCGACCTGGACCTGTCCATCGACGACGACGGGCCGCTGGAACTGGCGCGCGAGCCCGTGTCCTCGGCGGGCCGTCCCGCCGCGCGGCCCATGGCTCCTCCGCCGCAGCCGCCACCGAGCACGCTTCCTCCCTCTGTGCGTCAGGCCCCGCCCGCGCCCGCTGCTCCGGTGGCCCCCGCGACGCTCGCGCCCGCCGCCGCGCCGGTGGCCTCCGCGCCGCCTCCCCTGGATGCCAATGGGCAGGTGCGTCCCATCTACCTCACGCCGCCGCAGACAATCGCCGGTACGGGGCCGGTCATCGGCATCGACCTGGGCACCACCAACTCCTGCGTGGCGCTCCTGTCCAACGGCCGTCCCGTCGTGCTGCGCTCGCGCGAGGGCTACAACACCATCCCGTCCGTCATCTCGCTGAGCGCGCAGAACAAGCTGCTCATCAGCCACCGCGCGAAGAACCAGCTCGTCCTGCGGCCCACGCACACCATCTACGGCGCGAAGCGCCTGGTGGGCCGTCCCTACGACAGCGCCGTGGTGAAGCAGGTGCGCGAGCGCTTCCACTACGAAATCACTCCGGATGCCGCCGGCCGCGCCGCCGTGCGCCTGGGCACCGACGTGCTGTCGCTGGAAGAGGTGCAGGGCCTCATCCTGCGCGAGTGCAAGGAGATGGCTGAAACCCATCTCAACCAGAAGGTGGAGCGCGCCGTGGTGACGGTGCCGGCCTACTACTCCGAGCCCCAGCGTGAAGCGGTCCGCAAGGCAGGCGCGATGGCCGGCCTCAAGGTGGAGCGCATCCTCAACGAGCCCACGTCCGCGGCGCTCGCGTACGGCCTCAACCGCGAGCTCAACAAGAAGGTGCTCGTCTACGACCTGGGCGGCGGCACCTTCGACGCGACCATCCTGCGCATCGAGAAGAACGTCTTCGAGGTGCTGGGCACCGGCGGCGACATCTTCCTGGGCGGTATCGACTTCGACAACCTCATCGTCGACTTCCTCCTGGAGCGCTTCCAGGAGAAGGAAGGCATCGCGTTCAACGGGGACGGCATCGCCCTGTCGCGCGTGGGTGACGCCGCCGAGCGCGCGAAGATGGCGCTGTCCGAGCGCAGCACGTTCGAGGTCCACATCCCCATGTTGATGATGGACGACGCGGGCCGTCCCCGGGACCTGCGCGTGACGATGTCGCGCCAGGACCTGGAGAAGATCTGCGACCCGTTGCTCAACCGCACCATCGACGTGGTGCGCGACGTGCTCCTGGACTCCAAGCTGAAGGCCTCGGAGGTGGACGACATCATCCTGGTGGGCGGCATGAGCCGCATGCCGCTGGTGCGCGACAAGCTCAAGGGCCTCTTCATCAAGAACGCGCAGGCGAGCGTCAACGCGGACGAGGCCGTGGCGCTGGGCGCGGCGCTGTACTCGGGCTCGGTGGACAAGGTGAGCAGCGTGGTGCTCATCGACGTGCTGCCCATGACCATTGGCGTGGCCATGCCCGGTGGCGGCTTCAAGCGCGTCATCGAGCGCAACAGCCCGCTGCCCACGCAGCGCTCGTTCGCCATCAGCACGTCGCAGGACAACGAGGAGCGGATGGAGCTGTCCGTCTTCCAGGGCGAGGACAACCACATCTCCGCCAACGAGTACCTGGGCACTGTGCGCATGGAAGGTCTCCCAAAAGGCCCCAAGGGCTCCGTGCGCGTCGCCGTCACGCTCAAACTCGACTCCGAATGCGTGCTGCACGTGGAGGCGCGTGAGTACTCGACGCGCAAGGAAGTGAAGGCGACGCTCGCCACGCGCTACTCGCCGGAGGAGCTCCAGAAGCAGCTCCAGGTGAGCAAGGAGGCGGTGAGCGCCGCCGAGGAGCGCCGGGGCGCGGATCTCAAGGATCGCGCGGGCCGCTTCTGGGGGTTCGTGAAGAAGGCGCTGGGTCGCAAGTAG
- a CDS encoding aldo/keto reductase — protein MRYRLFGRTGLYVSELCFGAMTFGGKGFYEPIGKTAQAEADQLVSISLESGINFFDTADVYSEGESEKILGKALGARRKDVVLATKVRGKVGPGPNQQGLSRAHIMSSIDGSLKRLGTDWVDLYQIHGFDPVTPFDETLRALDDVVRSGKVRYVGCSNLAAWQLAKANGIAARHGWARFESLQAHYTIATRDLERELVPLLNDAQMGLMVWSPLSGGLLSGKHGRDGKGPDGSRRASFDFPPVNKDRAFDCIDAMRKIGDAKGASVACVALAWLLAKPHVSAIIVGAKNEEQLRDNLKASDFVLDPAEIAELDKVSALPAEYPGWMIDFLGNLGRAPKNAR, from the coding sequence ATGCGTTATAGACTGTTCGGCCGCACTGGCCTTTACGTCTCTGAACTCTGTTTCGGAGCGATGACATTCGGCGGGAAGGGCTTCTACGAGCCCATTGGCAAGACGGCCCAGGCCGAGGCCGACCAACTCGTGTCAATCTCGCTCGAGAGCGGCATCAACTTCTTCGACACCGCTGACGTCTACTCCGAGGGCGAGTCCGAGAAGATCCTCGGCAAGGCCCTCGGCGCGCGCCGCAAAGACGTCGTGCTCGCCACGAAGGTGCGCGGCAAGGTCGGCCCGGGTCCGAACCAGCAGGGCCTCTCCCGCGCTCACATCATGAGCTCCATCGATGGCAGCCTGAAGCGCCTCGGGACCGACTGGGTCGATCTCTACCAGATCCACGGCTTCGACCCGGTGACCCCCTTCGACGAGACACTGCGCGCCCTCGACGACGTGGTCCGTTCAGGCAAGGTGCGTTACGTCGGCTGCTCGAATCTCGCAGCATGGCAGCTCGCCAAGGCCAACGGCATCGCGGCGCGCCATGGTTGGGCCCGCTTCGAGTCATTGCAAGCCCACTACACGATCGCCACCCGCGATCTCGAACGCGAACTCGTGCCTCTCCTGAACGACGCCCAGATGGGGCTTATGGTCTGGAGCCCGCTCTCCGGGGGCCTGCTGTCCGGAAAGCATGGTCGTGACGGCAAAGGCCCTGACGGCTCGCGCCGAGCCAGCTTCGACTTCCCGCCCGTCAACAAGGACCGCGCCTTCGACTGCATCGACGCAATGCGGAAGATTGGCGACGCCAAGGGCGCGAGCGTCGCATGCGTCGCGCTTGCGTGGCTGCTCGCAAAGCCCCACGTCTCTGCAATCATTGTCGGCGCGAAGAACGAGGAGCAGCTCAGGGACAACCTGAAGGCGAGCGACTTCGTGCTCGACCCCGCCGAGATCGCCGAGCTCGACAAGGTGAGCGCACTGCCCGCCGAGTACCCGGGCTGGATGATCGATTTCCTAGGCAACCTGGGCAGAGCGCCGAAGAACGCTCGCTAA